In one window of Macadamia integrifolia cultivar HAES 741 chromosome 2, SCU_Mint_v3, whole genome shotgun sequence DNA:
- the LOC122090181 gene encoding probable serine/threonine-protein kinase DDB_G0282963 isoform X2 has translation MEREVVKNLPHRGEGLCGAPTESTSTDILLQWGNRKRLRCMKFQVKDGSSDKTTVRVDRRVVRTDKDPSTSTAAATTANDNNNDLNLRRHPPSTSPHRILRSSETLCAMRGQTNGMRSSSSPETVGGGGGEEKALAKRGSNHHHNHHHHHHNHNGNRNGGVGGASPSSETAQDSKKGGGGGEGSPSGSEAIQVWPPKFVIALTNKEKEEDFMAIKGSKLPQRPKKRAKFIQRTLNVPGVPGVMVVRSNPGTVRG, from the exons ATGGAAAGAGAGGTGGTGAAGAATCTTCCTCACCGTGGAGAGGGTTTATGTGGAGCTCCCACCGAGAGTACGTCTACGGATATCCTATTGCAGTGGGGCAACCGGAAACGACTTCGGTGTATGAAGTTTCAGGTCAAAGACGGCTCTTCCGATAAAACCACCGTTAGGGTCGACCGACGCGTGGTTAGAACAGACAAAGACCCTTCAACCTCCACCGCCGCCGCCACCACGGCAAATGACAACAATAATGATCTTAATCTCCGTCGACATCCCCCTTCGACGTCACCTCATCGCATTCTCAG GAGTTCTGAGACTTTGTGCGCTATGAGGGGGCAAACTAACGGCATGAGGAGCTCCTCTTCACCAGAGACggtaggaggaggaggaggagaggagaAAGCACTGGCAAAGAGGGGGAGtaaccaccaccacaaccaccaccaccaccaccataacCACAACGGGAACAGAAACGGTGGTGTCGGTGGGGCGTCGCCTTCGTCGGAGACGGCGCAGGATAGCAAgaaaggaggagggggaggagaaggGTCACCATCGGGGAGCGAAGCGATCCAGGTATGGCCGCCGAAGTTCGTGATCGCGCTCACTaataaggagaaagaagaggattTCATGGCCATCAAGGGGTCAAAACTTCCACAGAGACCCAAGAAACGTGCCAAGTTCATCCAGCGCACCCTCAACGTAC
- the LOC122058229 gene encoding putative pentatricopeptide repeat-containing protein At1g26500, whose amino-acid sequence MRFSFFSPMTYSLCLASYMTEKLTTISRRLTKFQSHLQLQYRFLETNSSSNFSSPTLEPNSPVNPSQLLRVCTILYQQQNSAESKLHSHLRNCDFNLSHEFFLQVCNKFPYSWRPIYAFFKFTEIQPDFTHSSVSFNKMVDVIGKSSNIELLWEMLQEMARRRLVTNKTFRIALKSLASARELKKCVEFFHLMNTHEFSYNLETLNKVVETLCCYKLVDEAKYIVSKLKPWIRPSGVTYKYLIVGFCDTGDLVEAGKIWSLMVDEGFQPDIDAVEKMMETLFKTNRTDEALKLFQFMRTERIDDLGLSTYRLVITWFCKRSKLAQAHLVFEEMRKRGIHADNQTFAALVYGLLTKGRVREAYKMADEIEKPDISVYHGLIKGLLKLRRASEATQVFREMIKRGCEPTMHTYIMLLQGHLGKRGRKGPDPIVNFNTIFVGGLVKVGKFLEATKYVERMVSGGVEVPRFDYNMFLHCFSNEEGVVMFEEVGKRLREVGLVDLADIFVRYGERMATRDRRRMRVAEP is encoded by the coding sequence ATGCGCTTTTCATTCTTCAGTCCTATGACATACAGTTTATGCCTCGCGAGCTACATGACCGAAAAACTAACGACGATCAGCAGAAGGCTCACTAAATTCCAGAGTCACCTTCAACTCCAATATCGATTCTTGGAAACCAATTCGAGCTCAAATTTCTCCTCACCCACCTTAGAACCCAACTCACCTGTCAATCCCTCTCAGCTCCTTCGAGTCTGCACGATCCTCTACCAACAACAGAACTCGGCGGAGTCAAAGCTCCACTCACACCTCCGTAATTGCGATTTCAATCTTTCTCACGAGTTCTTTCTTCAGGTCTGCAACAAATTCCCTTACTCATGGAGACCCATCTACGCTTTCTTCAAGTTCACAGAAATCCAGCCGGATTTCACTCATTCGTCGGTTTCTTTCAACAAAATGGTTGATGTGATTGGGAAGTCGAGCAACATCGAGCTTCTTTGGGAGATGTTACAGGAAATGGCCAGAAGACGGCTTGTTACTAATAAAACTTTTAGAATTGCCCTGAAATCTTTGGCATCGGCGAGGGAGTTGAAGAAATGTGTCGAATTCTTCCATTTGATGAACACCCATGAGTTTAGTTACAATCTGGAGACTCTTAATAAGGTTGTTGAGACTCTTTGTTGTTATAAGCTTGTTGATGAAGCTAAATATATAGTCTCCAAGTTAAAGCCTTGGATCAGACCATCTGGGGTCACTTACAAGTACCTGATTGTTGGGTTCTGCGATACCGGTGATCTAGTTGAAGCTGGAAAAATTTGGAGTTTAATGGTGGATGAAGGGTTCCAACCGGATATAGATGCAGTTGAGAAGATGATGGAGACTCTTTTCAAAACAAATCGAACCGATGAGGCATTGAAACTTTTTCAGTTCATGAGAACAGAAAGGATTGACGATTTGGGTTTGTCGACCTACAGGCTTGTGATCACCTGGTTCTGTAAAAGAAGCAAGTTAGCCCAGGCTCATTTGGTGTTCGAAGAAATGCGGAAGAGAGGAATCCATGCTGATAACCAGACATTTGCAGCATTAGTTTATGGGCTTTTAACCAAAGGGAGAGTTAGGGAAGCTTATAAGATGGCCGACGAGATTGAAAAACCAGATATAAGTGTCTACCATGGATTGATTAAAGGGTTGCTAAAGTTGAGAAGGGCGAGTGAAGCAACCCAAGTGTTTAGGGAGATGATAAAGAGAGGGTGTGAGCCAACGATGCACACTTACATTATGCTATTGCAAGGACACctagggaagagagggagaaaggggcCTGACCCGATTGTGAATTTCAATACCATCTTTGTGGGGGGCTTGGTTAAGGTGGGGAAGTTTTTAGAAGCCACTAAGTATGTGGAAAGGATGGTGAGTGGTGGAGTTGAGGTGCCTAGGTTTGATTACAATATGTTTTTGCATTGTTTTTCAAATGAGGAAGGTGTTGTAATGTTTGAGGAAGTGGGAAAGAGACTAAGAGAGGTGGGGTTGGTTGATCTTGCAGATATATTTGTGAGATATGGAGAGAGGATGGCTACTAGAGATAGGAGGAGAATGCGAGTAGCTGAACCATGA